One Synechococcus sp. CC9605 genomic window carries:
- the topA gene encoding type I DNA topoisomerase — translation MAHTLVIVESPTKAKTIRGFLPKGFKVEASMGHVRDLPNNASEIPASAKGQKWANLGVNIEADFEPLYVVPKDKKKTVRELKDALKGADQLLLATDEDREGESISWHLLQLLAPKVPVKRMVFHEITKEAIGKALDQTRDLDMELVHAQETRRVLDRLVGYTLSPLLWKKVAWGLSAGRVQSVAVRLLVQRERARRAFRSGSYWDLKAQLEQSGSAFEAKLTHVGGQRIATGNDFDESTGGLKAGSAVRLLSESEAKALAESVRSSAWTVDAVEEKPTVRKPVPPFTTSTLQQEANRKLRLSARETMRCAQGLYERGFITYMRTDSVHLSDQAINASRNCVETLYGKEYLSKGPRQFSTKARNAQEAHEAIRPSGESFRTPGETGLDGRDLAVYELIWKRTVASQMAEARLTMLSVDLSSGEASFRASGKRIDFPGFFRAYVEGSDDPDAALEGQEVLLPALSVGDAPEPKTVEPLGHQTQPPARFSEASLVKMLEKEGIGRPSTYASIIGTIVDRGYATLLGNALTPSFTAFAVTALLEEHFPELVDTSFTARMENTLDEISHGKVQWLPYLEGFYKGDEGLENQVQQREGDIDPGASRTIDLEGLSSVVRIGRFGAYLEAKRVSDDGEEELIKATLPREITPADLDEEQAELILKQKADGPEAIGEDPETGDLVYLLSGQYGPYVQRGQVSDENPKPKRASLPKGQKPEDLTLEDALGLLRLPRLLGEHPEGGRIQAGLGRFGPYVVWDKGKGDKDYRSLKGDDDVLAVGLSRAIELLAMPKRGRGGRTALKDLGKPEGSDETIQVYDGPYGLYVKQGKVNASLPEGKGADDVTLEEAVELLVAKAASKKGGRKTAAKKPAAKKPAAKKPAAKKPPATTKTGRLRASAVRVIKPADN, via the coding sequence GTGGCGCACACCCTCGTCATCGTTGAGAGCCCCACGAAGGCCAAGACCATCCGTGGCTTCCTTCCCAAGGGATTCAAGGTCGAAGCCTCCATGGGGCATGTCCGTGACCTTCCCAACAACGCCAGCGAGATTCCGGCATCAGCCAAGGGGCAGAAATGGGCCAACCTCGGTGTGAACATCGAAGCGGATTTCGAGCCGCTTTACGTAGTCCCGAAGGACAAGAAGAAAACGGTTCGCGAACTCAAGGACGCCCTCAAGGGTGCTGATCAGTTGCTGTTGGCGACGGACGAAGACCGGGAGGGTGAAAGCATCAGTTGGCATCTGCTCCAGCTGCTGGCGCCGAAGGTGCCGGTGAAGCGCATGGTGTTTCACGAGATCACCAAGGAGGCCATCGGCAAGGCCCTGGATCAGACCCGCGATCTGGACATGGAGCTGGTCCATGCCCAGGAAACCCGGCGCGTTTTGGATCGCCTTGTGGGGTACACCCTGTCCCCTCTCCTCTGGAAAAAGGTGGCCTGGGGACTCTCCGCCGGGCGGGTGCAGTCCGTTGCGGTTCGTCTCCTGGTTCAACGGGAACGGGCCCGCCGCGCCTTCCGCAGCGGCAGCTACTGGGACCTCAAGGCCCAGCTTGAACAGTCGGGCAGTGCCTTTGAGGCCAAGCTCACCCATGTGGGTGGCCAGCGAATCGCCACCGGCAACGATTTCGACGAGAGCACCGGCGGGCTGAAGGCGGGCAGTGCTGTGCGGCTGCTCAGCGAGAGCGAGGCCAAGGCGTTGGCTGAATCCGTGCGATCCAGCGCCTGGACTGTGGATGCGGTGGAGGAGAAGCCCACCGTGCGCAAGCCGGTGCCTCCCTTCACCACCAGCACCCTCCAACAGGAGGCGAATCGCAAGCTGCGCCTCTCAGCCCGGGAAACCATGCGCTGTGCCCAGGGGCTCTATGAACGCGGTTTCATCACCTACATGCGGACCGACTCGGTTCACTTGTCGGATCAGGCGATCAACGCATCCCGCAACTGCGTGGAGACCCTCTACGGCAAGGAGTATCTGAGCAAAGGGCCGCGGCAGTTCAGCACCAAAGCCCGCAATGCCCAGGAGGCCCATGAAGCGATTCGTCCATCGGGCGAAAGCTTCCGAACCCCCGGTGAGACCGGACTTGATGGGCGAGATCTGGCGGTCTACGAGCTGATTTGGAAGCGCACCGTGGCCAGCCAGATGGCTGAAGCCAGGCTCACCATGCTGTCGGTAGATCTCAGCTCAGGTGAGGCCAGTTTCCGGGCCAGCGGCAAGCGCATCGACTTCCCCGGTTTCTTCCGCGCCTACGTGGAGGGCAGTGATGATCCCGACGCGGCCCTCGAGGGTCAGGAAGTGCTGCTGCCGGCGTTGAGCGTTGGCGATGCACCGGAGCCGAAGACCGTTGAGCCCCTCGGCCATCAAACCCAGCCCCCGGCACGCTTCAGTGAGGCATCGCTGGTGAAGATGCTGGAAAAGGAAGGAATCGGCCGGCCGTCGACCTACGCCTCGATCATTGGAACGATCGTGGATCGCGGCTACGCCACGCTGCTGGGTAATGCCCTGACCCCCAGCTTCACCGCCTTTGCGGTGACGGCGCTGCTCGAGGAGCATTTCCCTGAACTGGTTGACACCAGCTTCACCGCCCGGATGGAGAACACCCTTGATGAGATCTCCCACGGCAAGGTGCAGTGGCTGCCGTACCTCGAGGGCTTCTACAAGGGTGACGAGGGTCTTGAAAACCAGGTGCAGCAGCGGGAGGGAGACATCGATCCCGGTGCATCCCGCACCATCGATCTGGAGGGCTTGTCCTCCGTGGTTCGTATCGGCCGGTTTGGCGCTTACCTGGAGGCCAAACGGGTCAGCGACGACGGTGAGGAAGAGCTGATCAAGGCCACCTTGCCCCGGGAGATCACTCCGGCTGATCTGGATGAAGAGCAGGCCGAACTGATTCTCAAACAGAAGGCCGACGGCCCCGAAGCCATCGGTGAGGATCCGGAAACGGGGGATTTGGTCTACCTGCTCTCCGGTCAGTACGGCCCTTATGTGCAGCGGGGGCAGGTGAGTGATGAGAATCCCAAGCCCAAACGCGCGTCTCTGCCCAAGGGGCAGAAGCCCGAAGATCTCACCCTGGAGGATGCCCTCGGACTGCTCCGCTTGCCGCGTCTTCTCGGCGAACATCCCGAAGGTGGTCGCATTCAGGCGGGGCTGGGTCGCTTTGGCCCCTATGTCGTCTGGGACAAGGGCAAGGGCGATAAGGATTACCGATCGCTCAAGGGGGATGACGATGTTCTGGCGGTGGGGCTGAGCCGAGCCATCGAGCTGCTGGCCATGCCCAAACGGGGTCGGGGTGGACGCACCGCCCTAAAGGATCTCGGTAAGCCGGAGGGCAGTGATGAAACGATTCAGGTCTATGACGGCCCCTACGGCCTGTACGTCAAACAGGGCAAGGTGAATGCCTCCCTGCCGGAAGGCAAGGGTGCTGACGATGTGACCCTTGAGGAGGCGGTGGAACTTCTTGTCGCCAAGGCAGCATCGAAGAAGGGCGGTCGTAAAACCGCTGCGAAAAAACCGGCGGCCAAGAAGCCAGCTGCCAAAAAACCAGCCGCCAAGAAACCTCCTGCCACCACCAAGACCGGTCGGCTCAGGGCCAGTGCGGTGCGGGTGATCAAGCCGGCTGACAATTGA
- a CDS encoding DUF2232 domain-containing protein — protein sequence MTDANPRLSRQQALRLIEGAYLAAATGLIWLALYYLPVGGALFRLALPLPLILLQLRRGSRSGVEGLLLSVLLLTALMGPLRGPLLLFPYGLLSLWLGWSWCRGISWWLSWSGGVVLGTAGFLVRVLVLSLLVGENLWVVITRAGSALLDRLIAALHLPITPDLTQVQLMALLLVVVQEVIYVLSLHALAYWIFPRLKSPIPEPPRLLHGLVALDPL from the coding sequence ATGACCGACGCGAACCCCCGGTTGAGCCGCCAGCAGGCTCTGAGGCTGATTGAGGGGGCGTATCTGGCGGCCGCGACGGGGCTGATCTGGTTGGCTCTCTACTACTTACCGGTGGGTGGGGCGCTGTTCCGTCTGGCCCTCCCCCTGCCCCTGATTCTTCTGCAGTTGCGTCGCGGCAGCCGTTCCGGTGTCGAGGGACTCCTGCTCTCTGTGCTGCTGCTCACGGCCTTGATGGGCCCCTTGCGTGGGCCGCTGCTGCTGTTTCCCTACGGGCTTTTGTCGCTTTGGCTGGGCTGGAGCTGGTGCCGGGGGATCAGCTGGTGGCTGAGCTGGTCAGGGGGCGTCGTTCTTGGTACTGCAGGGTTCTTGGTGCGGGTTCTCGTGCTCTCGTTGCTGGTGGGAGAAAACCTCTGGGTGGTGATCACCCGGGCCGGTTCCGCTCTCCTGGACCGCTTGATCGCGGCCCTGCATCTGCCGATCACACCAGATCTCACCCAGGTGCAGTTGATGGCGCTGCTGTTGGTGGTGGTTCAGGAGGTCATTTATGTCCTGTCCCTTCATGCGTTGGCGTATTGGATCTTTCCCCGCCTGAAATCACCGATTCCGGAGCCCCCGAGGCTGCTGCATGGACTCGTTGCCCTCGATCCCCTCTGA
- a CDS encoding nicotinate-nucleotide--dimethylbenzimidazole phosphoribosyltransferase — translation MDSLPSIPSEASMFPEGCQQLGRLGASVLDAAALRPWTSSAQPLDLLLVLAATRTAEHEGISAAGSTVASRRYTALADAELLIQGPARKRRWPLPPLPAGVSPALLSHVAARRLNLTPQVAALGLVQKPDFPHLDIEPLDQGPSACLSSGAAMPLPRVQQLWRQGERLGRRLKRPLVVAECVPGGTTTAQAVLTALGVEVGHLISGSALHPPQQLKQELVIEGLQRASLGAHPSAEQILAALGDPFQAFTAGVLVGSVSTGQPLLLGGGCQMLAVLALAMQALPAAQRDHLAAQVLIGTTGWLADEGADAAGQSPFGGLVDATASHLAAALSVLACGVRFHGSTHQPLRDYERGYVKEGVGAGALLLLAQLRGCSCAELVLDCEHALEQLLSRPVTSSP, via the coding sequence ATGGACTCGTTGCCCTCGATCCCCTCTGAAGCCTCGATGTTTCCTGAGGGCTGTCAGCAGCTGGGACGTCTCGGCGCAAGCGTTCTGGATGCAGCGGCACTGCGTCCCTGGACCTCCAGCGCTCAACCCCTGGATCTGTTGCTCGTTCTGGCGGCCACACGAACGGCCGAGCATGAGGGGATTTCCGCCGCTGGCTCAACCGTGGCTTCGCGGCGCTACACCGCCCTGGCTGATGCGGAGCTCCTGATCCAAGGGCCGGCCCGGAAGCGTCGTTGGCCTCTGCCGCCTCTGCCCGCTGGAGTCTCCCCTGCTCTGCTCAGCCATGTTGCGGCGCGACGTCTGAATTTGACGCCGCAGGTGGCGGCCCTCGGCTTGGTCCAGAAACCCGATTTTCCCCACCTGGACATTGAGCCCCTGGATCAAGGCCCCTCGGCTTGTCTGTCCAGTGGTGCGGCAATGCCATTGCCGCGGGTGCAGCAGTTGTGGCGACAGGGAGAACGGCTGGGGAGGCGGTTGAAACGCCCCCTGGTGGTGGCGGAGTGCGTTCCAGGAGGCACCACAACCGCTCAAGCGGTGTTGACAGCCCTCGGTGTGGAGGTGGGCCATCTGATCAGCGGTAGCGCCCTTCATCCGCCGCAGCAGCTCAAGCAGGAGCTTGTGATCGAAGGGCTTCAGCGGGCCTCCCTTGGTGCGCATCCTTCGGCCGAACAGATCCTGGCCGCTCTGGGTGACCCTTTTCAGGCCTTCACTGCAGGGGTGTTGGTGGGTTCGGTGTCCACGGGACAACCGTTGTTGCTGGGGGGCGGTTGCCAGATGCTGGCTGTTCTGGCTTTGGCGATGCAGGCTTTGCCGGCCGCTCAGCGGGACCACCTGGCGGCACAGGTGTTGATCGGCACCACCGGCTGGCTCGCTGATGAGGGAGCGGATGCTGCAGGTCAGTCCCCTTTCGGCGGGTTGGTGGATGCCACCGCGAGCCACCTGGCTGCCGCACTGTCGGTTCTGGCCTGTGGGGTGCGTTTTCATGGCAGCACCCATCAACCCTTACGGGACTACGAACGCGGCTATGTGAAAGAGGGGGTGGGGGCGGGCGCTCTTTTGCTGCTTGCCCAGCTGCGTGGATGCTCTTGTGCCGAGCTGGTGCTGGATTGTGAGCATGCCCTGGAGCAGCTGCTCAGTCGCCCCGTAACGTCAAGCCCATGA
- a CDS encoding substrate-binding domain-containing protein produces the protein MNLWSERLGPLSRRHVLQMIGATGTALLAGCRPTTSAPTLMAPAGVLPKPWADALPKPWRLTLAPAQQDWTPADQARADVLVIGDGWLDSHPADTLQPIASEPLVSQLDGQAKALLASLGALQDRVLPLAVSPWVMLLRDDPAMTQQGWPLLLDSSLAGRVVLPASPRLVMSLADHLGGGQALPALRRQALTYDDRQVTNWLLKGEAKVVVLPLSRCIALLGRDPRLRAILPASGAPLHWTVLLRPEASREPVPQSWVEQGWRDPLRRRLVQQGWRAPIASSGAIVDQNALSARLRPLLFPSADTWLRCWSLPPLLPEDRSGLEERWRDSAPEPPSR, from the coding sequence ATGAACCTCTGGAGTGAGCGGTTGGGTCCCCTGAGCCGGCGCCATGTGCTCCAGATGATCGGGGCGACGGGTACCGCGCTGCTGGCGGGCTGTCGTCCGACGACTTCCGCCCCAACCCTGATGGCTCCGGCTGGGGTTTTGCCGAAACCGTGGGCTGATGCCTTGCCCAAGCCCTGGCGCCTAACACTGGCTCCAGCCCAGCAGGATTGGACGCCGGCGGATCAGGCGCGTGCCGATGTTTTGGTGATTGGTGATGGATGGCTCGATTCCCATCCAGCGGACACGCTCCAGCCCATTGCCTCTGAACCGCTCGTCAGCCAGTTGGATGGTCAGGCCAAGGCTCTGCTGGCCAGCCTCGGTGCCCTGCAGGATCGGGTGTTGCCGCTGGCCGTCAGCCCCTGGGTGATGCTGTTGCGGGATGACCCGGCCATGACCCAGCAGGGGTGGCCCCTGTTGCTGGATTCCTCCTTGGCAGGGCGTGTGGTGCTTCCTGCCAGCCCACGCCTGGTCATGAGCCTGGCGGACCATTTGGGCGGAGGCCAGGCTTTGCCTGCGTTGCGTCGCCAGGCCCTCACCTATGACGATCGTCAAGTCACCAACTGGCTGCTCAAGGGTGAGGCCAAGGTGGTGGTGCTTCCGCTGAGCCGCTGTATCGCTTTGTTGGGGCGGGACCCCCGTCTTCGGGCGATCCTGCCTGCCTCCGGTGCCCCCTTGCACTGGACTGTTCTGCTCAGGCCAGAGGCCAGTCGTGAACCGGTTCCCCAGAGCTGGGTTGAGCAGGGATGGCGGGATCCCCTGCGTCGCCGCTTGGTGCAGCAGGGATGGCGGGCGCCGATTGCATCGTCAGGGGCGATCGTGGATCAGAACGCCCTTTCGGCGCGCCTGCGGCCTCTGCTCTTTCCGTCCGCAGACACCTGGTTGCGTTGCTGGTCGCTGCCCCCGCTGTTGCCCGAAGACCGGAGTGGATTGGAAGAGCGCTGGCGTGATTCAGCTCCAGAGCCGCCGTCGCGGTGA
- a CDS encoding aldo/keto reductase, with protein sequence MNTRSFGSGRPVSLFTLGTMRALNSAAQMAEVLDAAAEAGINHLETAPAYGPAERFLGEALRQNSSTGSDNWVITSKLLPVLSFEEGQRRLDQILERLGCPQLDNLAIHGINREEHLDWALGGDGSKLLDWALSSGRVSQVGFSSHGSNPLIDRALRSQRFSFCSLHLHWLDPQRLPLARWALEHGLGVMAISPADKGGRLQAPSPTLMDDCTPFVPLELAYRFLLAQGISTLTVGAAVAGDLQLAATLAQADGPLSQAEQQALITAERRQQERLGQEHCKQCQACIPCPNEVPIPELLRLRNLAIGHGLNEFAQERYNLIGRAGHWWEEHDASDCERCGACLPRCPHHLPIPDLLADTHQRLKASPRRRLWS encoded by the coding sequence GTGAACACCCGCTCCTTCGGCAGCGGCCGCCCCGTCAGCCTGTTCACCCTCGGCACGATGCGCGCCCTGAACTCAGCGGCGCAGATGGCCGAGGTGCTGGATGCAGCAGCGGAAGCTGGGATCAATCATCTGGAAACCGCCCCGGCCTACGGACCTGCGGAACGATTTCTGGGAGAGGCCCTTCGCCAGAACAGCAGCACAGGATCAGACAACTGGGTGATCACCAGCAAACTGCTGCCAGTGCTGAGTTTCGAGGAGGGACAACGCCGCCTTGATCAGATTCTGGAGCGGCTGGGCTGTCCACAGCTCGACAACCTCGCCATCCATGGCATCAACCGGGAGGAGCATCTGGACTGGGCCCTGGGGGGCGATGGATCAAAGCTTCTGGACTGGGCCCTCAGCAGTGGCCGTGTCAGCCAGGTGGGCTTCAGCAGCCATGGCAGCAACCCGCTGATCGATCGGGCGCTGCGCAGCCAACGCTTCAGTTTCTGCAGCCTGCACCTGCATTGGCTGGATCCCCAGCGCCTGCCCCTGGCCCGTTGGGCCCTGGAACACGGCCTCGGTGTGATGGCGATCTCCCCTGCCGACAAAGGCGGTCGCCTGCAGGCTCCCAGCCCCACACTGATGGACGACTGCACCCCCTTTGTCCCCCTCGAGCTGGCCTACCGGTTCCTGCTGGCACAGGGCATCAGCACCCTGACCGTTGGTGCCGCAGTTGCAGGCGATCTTCAACTCGCCGCAACCCTGGCGCAGGCGGATGGCCCCCTCAGTCAGGCCGAGCAACAGGCTCTGATCACGGCAGAAAGGCGGCAGCAGGAACGGCTCGGCCAGGAGCATTGCAAACAGTGTCAGGCCTGCATTCCCTGTCCGAACGAGGTTCCGATCCCCGAACTCTTGCGCCTGCGCAATCTGGCCATCGGGCATGGGCTCAACGAATTTGCACAGGAGCGCTACAACCTCATCGGCCGTGCTGGCCACTGGTGGGAAGAGCACGATGCCTCCGACTGTGAACGCTGTGGGGCGTGCCTTCCCCGTTGCCCGCATCACTTGCCCATTCCTGATCTGTTGGCGGACACCCACCAACGCTTGAAGGCTTCACCGCGACGGCGGCTCTGGAGCTGA
- a CDS encoding bifunctional nuclease family protein produces MVEMSVAGIALDAASRTPMVLLRDPSGRRQVPIWIDQAQAHNIMAGLQGGAPPRPLSHDLMAALLVAGGLELERVIVHAIEDSTFHAVLKLRPDLDEAELAENEVLELIEVDARPSDAIALAIRTGSGIWMLEEVVAEASIPVDAEADAEDQSAFSRFVDDLSPAALVRHLRNEDSEAPSEE; encoded by the coding sequence ATGGTCGAAATGAGCGTCGCCGGAATTGCCCTCGATGCCGCCAGCCGCACACCCATGGTGCTGCTGCGGGATCCCAGCGGTCGACGTCAGGTGCCGATCTGGATCGATCAGGCGCAAGCCCACAACATCATGGCCGGACTGCAGGGGGGAGCACCACCACGCCCCCTCAGTCATGACCTGATGGCAGCACTGTTGGTGGCTGGGGGGCTCGAACTGGAGCGCGTGATCGTCCACGCGATTGAGGACAGCACCTTTCATGCGGTGTTGAAGCTGCGACCCGATCTGGACGAAGCGGAGTTGGCCGAGAACGAAGTGCTGGAACTGATCGAAGTGGATGCCCGACCCAGCGATGCCATTGCCCTGGCGATCCGTACGGGCAGCGGCATCTGGATGCTGGAAGAGGTGGTGGCGGAAGCCTCGATTCCAGTGGATGCGGAGGCGGATGCTGAAGATCAAAGTGCCTTCAGCCGTTTCGTTGACGACCTCAGCCCTGCCGCCTTGGTGCGCCATTTGCGCAACGAAGACAGCGAGGCGCCCTCGGAGGAGTGA
- a CDS encoding riboflavin synthase, with translation MFTGLVQSVGRIERRAGAVVVWGCAPFAPLALGDSVAVDGVCLTAAELMADGFRADVSEETLRRTTLGRKADRGGAVNLEPALRLSDRLGGHLVSGHVDATGEVTHLESLPHSWAVSIRWSDPRFGRYVCEKASIAVDGISLTVAECSADGTTFSLAVIPHTWEETTLKQLAVGDTVNLEADQLARYAERLLHATAADAGNADGQYKNETLSASWLAAHGWS, from the coding sequence ATGTTCACGGGGCTGGTGCAGTCAGTGGGAAGAATCGAGCGCCGTGCCGGCGCGGTGGTGGTTTGGGGTTGTGCTCCCTTTGCCCCCCTAGCCCTCGGCGACAGTGTTGCTGTGGATGGCGTCTGCCTCACGGCGGCAGAGCTGATGGCGGATGGTTTCCGCGCCGATGTGAGTGAGGAGACCCTGCGCCGTACCACGTTGGGACGCAAGGCGGACCGTGGGGGAGCGGTGAACCTCGAGCCGGCGCTTCGGCTGAGCGACCGCCTTGGTGGTCATCTGGTGAGCGGTCACGTGGATGCCACCGGTGAAGTCACCCACCTGGAGAGCCTCCCTCACTCCTGGGCCGTGTCGATCCGCTGGTCGGATCCCCGATTCGGCCGTTACGTCTGTGAGAAGGCCAGCATCGCGGTGGATGGAATCAGCCTCACGGTGGCCGAATGTTCGGCCGATGGAACGACGTTCAGCCTCGCCGTCATCCCCCACACCTGGGAGGAGACGACCCTGAAACAACTGGCGGTCGGGGACACTGTGAACCTGGAGGCCGATCAACTGGCCCGCTATGCCGAGCGGCTGTTGCATGCCACTGCTGCCGATGCCGGAAACGCCGATGGCCAATACAAGAATGAGACTCTGTCAGCCAGCTGGCTGGCGGCTCATGGCTGGTCTTGA
- a CDS encoding AbrB-like transcriptional regulator: MLVGKELLDKARSLSNRPEDDIARGCGYVGPSGRLLKKSFYRALVEAKAAAQGWQLPKSSSSSSGGSRGRQAEFRTRVHGNGNLLIGHAYTRRLGLEPGQEFKIELQRDSGMIVLQQMDQDQP; the protein is encoded by the coding sequence ATGCTGGTCGGCAAGGAACTGCTGGACAAGGCCAGATCGCTCAGCAATCGGCCGGAAGATGACATCGCCCGCGGCTGCGGCTATGTGGGCCCGAGTGGTCGTCTGCTCAAGAAGAGTTTTTATCGGGCCCTGGTGGAGGCCAAAGCGGCGGCCCAAGGATGGCAACTGCCGAAAAGCAGCAGCAGTTCCTCGGGCGGCAGCCGCGGTCGCCAGGCCGAATTCCGCACCCGTGTGCATGGCAACGGCAACCTGCTGATCGGCCACGCCTACACCCGTCGGCTCGGCCTGGAACCGGGCCAGGAGTTCAAGATCGAGCTTCAGCGGGACTCCGGAATGATCGTTCTTCAACAGATGGATCAAGACCAGCCATGA
- a CDS encoding cytochrome c oxidase subunit 3, with translation MTTTVPTKDQDQNHSHGEHAEHPDHRMFGLATFLVADAMTFAGFFAAYLTFKAVNPLPDGAIYELELPLPILNTILLLVSSATFHRAGQAIRQNDHGRCRRWLLITAGLGLAFLVSQMVEYFTLPFGLTDNLYASTFFAATGFHGLHVTLGALMTLIVWWQARQPQGRVTAADHFPLEAAELYWHFVDGIWVILFVILYLL, from the coding sequence ATGACCACCACAGTTCCCACGAAGGATCAGGATCAGAACCACAGCCACGGGGAGCATGCCGAGCATCCCGATCACCGCATGTTCGGCCTGGCCACGTTTCTGGTGGCGGACGCCATGACCTTCGCTGGCTTCTTTGCGGCTTACCTCACCTTTAAAGCGGTGAACCCCCTCCCGGATGGAGCCATCTATGAACTGGAGCTGCCCCTGCCCATCCTCAACACCATTTTGCTCCTGGTGAGCAGTGCCACCTTCCACCGGGCCGGCCAGGCGATCCGACAGAACGACCACGGCCGCTGTCGACGCTGGCTGCTGATCACCGCAGGGCTCGGCCTGGCCTTTCTGGTGAGCCAAATGGTGGAGTACTTCACACTCCCCTTCGGCCTCACCGACAACCTTTATGCCAGCACCTTCTTTGCCGCCACGGGATTTCATGGTCTCCACGTGACCCTCGGTGCCCTGATGACCCTGATCGTCTGGTGGCAGGCGAGGCAGCCACAGGGCCGTGTGACTGCAGCCGACCACTTCCCACTGGAAGCAGCTGAGTTGTACTGGCACTTTGTAGATGGGATCTGGGTGATTCTTTTCGTGATCCTTTATCTGCTCTGA
- the ctaD gene encoding cytochrome c oxidase subunit I codes for MTISLPPETSSPPRLQPSSWLRYFSFSVDHKVIGLQYLVCGFVFYLIGGALAGAIRTELTSPVSDFMARDVYNQVLTLHGTVMIFLWIVPVVNGAFGNYLIPFYVGARDMAFPRLNAVAFWLIPPAGLMLITSYFLTGAAQSGWTAYPPLSITTPATGQIIWILSVLLLGGSSIFGGINFIATILKLRRPGLKLMQLPMYCWAMLGTSILVVLSTPVLAGTLVLLSFDIVAHTGFFNPTLGGNVVVYQHLFWFYSHPAVYIMVLPAFGLVSEILPVHARKPLFGYVTMVYSIMAIVVLGLIVWAHHMFTSGTPPWMRLFFTIATAFIAVPTGIKFFNWLATLWGGRISLNSAMLFSCGFIVNFVLGGITGVALAQVPFDIHVHDTYFVVAHFHYIVFGGSVFVIFASIYHWYPKFTGRMLNEDLGRLHCALTFIGFNMCFGPQHWLGLNGMPRRVAEYDPQFTLINQISSVGALLMAISTLPFLWNVIHSALSGPVAGDNPWKALTPEWLTSSPPPVENWIGEAPLVEEPYGYGVPPDELDLTAASGRDLWSSGK; via the coding sequence ATGACCATCAGCTTGCCCCCGGAAACATCCAGCCCTCCACGGCTTCAACCCAGTAGCTGGTTGCGGTATTTCAGCTTCAGCGTTGATCACAAGGTGATCGGGCTGCAGTACCTCGTCTGCGGCTTTGTTTTTTATCTGATTGGCGGCGCGCTAGCCGGTGCCATTCGTACGGAACTCACCAGTCCCGTGTCCGACTTCATGGCACGAGATGTCTACAACCAGGTGCTGACCCTCCACGGCACGGTGATGATCTTTCTCTGGATCGTTCCCGTGGTGAATGGTGCTTTTGGGAACTATTTGATCCCCTTTTATGTGGGTGCTCGTGACATGGCCTTCCCACGCCTCAATGCCGTGGCGTTCTGGCTGATCCCACCAGCAGGTTTGATGCTGATCACCAGCTATTTCCTCACAGGAGCTGCGCAATCGGGCTGGACGGCCTATCCACCTCTCAGCATCACAACACCAGCAACTGGCCAGATCATCTGGATCCTGAGCGTGCTGCTCCTGGGCGGAAGTTCGATCTTCGGAGGCATCAACTTCATCGCAACCATTCTCAAACTGCGTCGCCCCGGTTTGAAATTGATGCAACTCCCCATGTATTGCTGGGCGATGCTGGGCACCAGCATTCTTGTAGTTCTCTCAACACCTGTTCTGGCGGGAACGTTGGTGTTACTGAGTTTCGATATCGTTGCCCATACAGGCTTCTTCAACCCCACCCTTGGGGGAAATGTGGTGGTTTACCAGCATCTGTTCTGGTTCTATTCCCACCCAGCCGTTTACATCATGGTCTTGCCGGCCTTCGGCTTGGTGAGCGAAATCCTGCCGGTTCATGCCCGCAAGCCGCTGTTTGGCTACGTGACGATGGTCTATTCGATTATGGCCATCGTTGTGTTGGGCCTGATTGTGTGGGCGCACCACATGTTCACCAGCGGGACACCTCCCTGGATGCGCCTGTTCTTCACCATTGCAACTGCATTCATCGCCGTTCCCACCGGAATCAAATTCTTCAACTGGTTGGCAACACTCTGGGGCGGACGCATCAGCCTCAACAGCGCCATGCTGTTTTCCTGCGGCTTCATTGTGAACTTCGTGCTCGGAGGCATCACAGGGGTCGCCTTGGCGCAGGTGCCATTCGACATTCATGTGCACGACACCTACTTCGTCGTCGCCCACTTCCACTACATCGTCTTCGGTGGATCGGTGTTCGTGATCTTCGCCTCGATCTACCACTGGTATCCCAAGTTCACCGGCCGGATGCTCAACGAAGATCTCGGCCGCCTGCACTGTGCCCTCACCTTCATCGGCTTCAACATGTGCTTCGGCCCTCAGCACTGGCTGGGCCTCAATGGGATGCCGCGACGCGTTGCTGAATACGACCCCCAATTCACCCTGATCAATCAGATCAGCTCCGTTGGAGCCCTGCTGATGGCCATCAGCACCCTGCCGTTCCTGTGGAATGTGATCCACAGCGCCCTCAGTGGCCCAGTCGCAGGCGACAACCCCTGGAAAGCACTGACGCCCGAATGGCTGACCAGTTCTCCGCCACCAGTCGAGAACTGGATTGGTGAGGCCCCTCTGGTGGAAGAGCCCTACGGCTACGGCGTCCCGCCGGACGAGCTGGACCTGACCGCTGCCAGCGGTCGTGATCTCTGGAGCAGCGGCAAATGA